A window of Salmo trutta chromosome 5, fSalTru1.1, whole genome shotgun sequence contains these coding sequences:
- the LOC115193746 gene encoding interferon-induced protein with tetratricopeptide repeats 1-like: MAFSCPTPKMAQNSLKIRLQGLECHFTWKLDYNRSKLHSLRETMIDISSSEGVQCSWTGYLYNFLAYLHHALGSTEDALHCLKKAEEAIRLNSPDNVELSLVVHYGNLAWVHYHQGELTESQTYVEKVGRLLQDNRLTCPGVVWGERAWTLNKFDVSKRKEAVYCFRMALKGDPENKLLRCGYAMAFNKSVEKKDITPKLRSEMLEHLQIARELDPEDVYITVMYLQRLAENGQVEEARKLAKEVIEKPLDSFGGFGILLYFLRDYISNDSSIDLARRTLERHPNSRQLKRHLGKCYKWKIFSPEEKRNPMRHILIENAVNLYEEVVTLYPKSLAAKLELSAMYKESGRVDRADKIFEDLLLDREGMEPQNLQKIYNWYAQHLFYAKQDASRSIDFHKKAVEIMLPTDQRDSSIHVLLSIVHNGGDRAKEIVDFLDGLNGEGAVGQF, translated from the exons ATGGCTTTCTCTTGCCCAACTCCGAA AATGGCTCAGAACTCATTGAAAATTAGGCTGCAGGGTTTAGAATGCCACTTCACCTGGAAGCTGGATTACAACAGATCTAAACTTCACAGCCTCAGAGAAACCATGATAGACATCAGCAGCAGCGAGGGGGTTCAATGTTCCTGGACGGGTTATCTGTACAACTTCCTGGCTTACCTACACCACGCTTTGGGCTCCACAGAGGACGCTCTTCATTGCCTGAAGAAGGCTGAAGAGGCCATTCGCCTAAACAGCCCAGACAACGTTGAGCTAAGTCTGGTAGTCCACTATGGGAACTTGGCCTGGGTGCACTATCACCAAGGGGAGCTGACAGAGAGCCAGACCTATGTGGAGAAGGTGGGGAGACTACTGCAGGACAACCGCTTGACTTGCCCAGGTGTAGTGTGGGGAGAAAGGGCCTGGACTTTGAATAAGTTTGATGTAAGCAAGAGGAAGGAAGCGGTATATTGCTTCCGGATGGCCTTGAAAGGGGACCCTGAGAACAAGTTGCTGCGCTGCGGTTACGCCATGGCGTTTAATAAATCTGTTGAAAAGAAAGACATTACCCCGAAGCTGCGATCTGAGATGTTGGAGCACCTACAGATTGCTAGAGAATTGGATCCAGAAGATGTGTACATCACAGTGATGTACCTGCAGAGGCTTGCAGAGAACGGCCAGGTTGAGGAAGCACGTAAACTCGCAAAGGAAGTGATAGAGAAGCCTTTGGACAGCTTTGGTGGATTTGGAATCTTGCTATATTTTTTACGAGATTACATCTCTAATGATTCAAGCATTGACCTGGCAAGAAGGACCCTGGAGAGGCACCCCAATTCACGCCAGCTGAAAAGGCATCTTGGGAAGTGTTACAAATGGAAGATTTTCTCTCCGGAAGAGAAAAGGAACCCAATGAGGCATATTCTGATTGAAAATGCAGTCAACCTTTATGAAGAGGTGGTCACACTCTACCCAAAATCCCTTGCAGCTAAACTGGAACTGTCTGCTATGTACAAAGAATCTGGCAGAGTTGATAGAGCGGATAAGATATTCGAGGACCTGCTTCTTGATAGGGAAGGAATGGAACCAcagaatttacaaaaaatctaCAACTGGTATGCCCAACATCTGTTTTATGCAAAACAAGATGCTTCCAGGTCAATTGATTTCCACAAGAAGGCAGTGGAAATTATGCTACCTACTGACCAACGTGATAGCAGTATTCATGTTCTGTTGTCCATTGTTCATAATGGAGGTGACAGAGCTAAGGAAATTGTGGACTTTCTGGATGGCCTTAATGGAGAAGGTGCTGTTGGCCAATTCTAA